In Gigantopelta aegis isolate Gae_Host chromosome 6, Gae_host_genome, whole genome shotgun sequence, the following are encoded in one genomic region:
- the LOC121375395 gene encoding non-structural maintenance of chromosomes element 1 homolog → MTAMRPSHQMFLQTFMSRGILDAKEVKLMYKQCCEQFQEHYSDNEEERRRVLAEFVRTINSNLHPLHMEIKKGVNEDDGSNYYGLVSISESQITKLASDYTPNELEFFKKIVGLIVEADEGSISSIEALNQTEKLEKKISKNDAQDLLEKLQLEKWLSLTRGRVSLATRAILELEQYIKDVYPDTAKMCNLCKKLCLKGQGCEECGTKFHLHCASRFFRQDEAHCPGEGCGVAWVHEIPRRDTDATQAAPPERSSQRRRKERH, encoded by the exons ATGACAGCGATGCGCCCAAGTCACCAGATGTTTCTCCAGACTTTTATGTCTCGTGGAATTCTTGATGCCAAGGAAGTAAAACTAATGTACAAACAGTGCTGTGAGCAATTCCAag aACACTACAGTGACAATGAAGAAGAAAGACGCCGCGTGTTGGCCGAGTTTGTGAGAACGATTAATTCTAATCTTCATCCACTACACATGGAGATTAAGAAAGGCGTTAATGAAGATGACGGCTCCAATTATTATGGTTTG GTGAGCATCAGTGAATCACAGATCACAAAGTTGGCATCAGATTACACACCTAACGAACTAgaatttttcaaaaaaatt GTGGGGTTAATTGTGGAAGCTGACGAAGGATCAATCAGTTCTATCGAAGCTCTCAATCAGACAGAGAAACTAGAGAAGAAAATCAGTAAGAATGATGCTCAGGATCTTTTGGAGAAACTTCAGCTTGAGAAGTGGCTTTCTCTT ACTCGAGGTCGTGTTTCCCTGGCAACTAGAGCTATATTAGAATTAGAACAGTATATCAAAGATGTCTATCCAGATACTGCAAAAATGTGCAACTTGTGCAAGAAACTTTGTCTAAAG GGTCAAGGTTGTGAGGAATGTGGTACCAAGTTTCACTTACACTGTGCTTCACGGTTCTTCAGGCAGGACGAGGCACACTGTCCAGGAGAGGGCTGCGGGGTAGCATGGGTCCACGAAATACCAAGGAGAG ATACGGATGCCACTCAAGCAGCTCCACCGGAACGGTCTTCtcagagaagaagaaaagaacgACATTAA